A single Drosophila ananassae strain 14024-0371.13 chromosome 3L, ASM1763931v2, whole genome shotgun sequence DNA region contains:
- the LOC6495029 gene encoding glutathione S-transferase 1, translated as MGKLTLYGLTASPPVRAVRLTLAALGLPYEFVLVNTMAKDHRSPEYLKKNPQHTVPTLEDDGHYIWDSHAIIAYLASKYGKTDSLYPKDLFQRAVVDQRLHLESGVIFEGRLRSMVRPVTNGQTVIPKERYEAVIETYDLLETLLKDEDYIAGKQLTIADFSLISSISTMRIFVDVDQAKYPKVSAWFHRLEQLPYYEEANGSGAREFSDYIRKFNFTFET; from the coding sequence ATGGGCAAACTTACTTTGTACGGTTTAACGGCGAGCCCCCCAGTCCGGGCCGTAAGACTGACCCTGGCTGCCCTCGGGCTGCCCTACGAGTTCGTCCTGGTGAATACCATGGCAAAGGACCATCGTTCCCCGGAGTACCTGAAGAAAAATCCCCAGCATACAGTGCCCACCTTGGAGGACGATGGCCACTACATCTGGGACTCCCATGCGATCATCGCCTATCTGGCGTCCAAATACGGCAAGACCGACAGCCTGTATCCGAAGGATCTATTCCAGCGAGCTGTGGTGGATCAACGGCTGCACCTCGAATCGGGAGTAATCTTCGAGGGAAGGTTAAGGAGCATGGTCAGGCCGGTGACTAATGGACAGACTGTAATTCCCAAGGAGCGTTACGAGGCCGTTATCGAGACCTACGACCTTCTGGAGACCCTTCTCAAGGATGAGGACTACATAGCCGGAAAGCAACTGACCATTGCCGATTTCAGTCTGATCTCATCTATCTCCACCATGAGAATATTTGTGGACGTGGATCAGGCCAAGTACCCGAAAGTATCTGCTTGGTTCCACAGACTGGAACAACTTCCCTATTACGAGGAGGCCAATGGGAGCGGTGCTCGGGAGTTTTCTGACTATATTCGGAAGTTTAACTTTACCTTTGAAACTTAG
- the LOC6495025 gene encoding glutathione S-transferase 1, giving the protein MGKISLYGLDASPPTRACLLTLKALDLPYEYIFVNLFEKENYGEEYSKKNPQHTVPMLQDDEAYIWDSHAIMAYLVEKYAASDELYPKDLLQRAKVDQLMHFESGVVFEAALRRLTRPVLFYGEPTLPQKQVDHVNQIYDFVESFLEHDYLAGDHLTIADFSLVSTITSIGVFLELDLAKYPKIEAWLERLKELPYYEEANGSGATQFVNLLKSKNFTVVP; this is encoded by the coding sequence ATGGGTAAGATCTCGCTTTACGGCTTGGACGCCAGTCCACCCACCAGGGCTTGCCTGCTCACTTTAAAGGCCTTGGACCTGCCCTACGAGTACATATTCGTCAATCTGTTCGAGAAGGAGAACTACGGCGAGGAGTACTCGAAGAAGAACCCCCAGCATACGGTTCCAATGTTGCAGGACGATGAGGCCTACATTTGGGACTCGCACGCCATTATGGCCTACCTGGTGGAGAAGTACGCCGCCAGCGATGAGCTCTATCCGAAGGATCTGCTCCAGCGGGCCAAGGTGGATCAGCTGATGCACTTTGAGTCGGGAGTGGTGTTCGAGGCTGCCCTCCGCCGGCTCACCCGACCGGTTCTCTTCTACGGGGAGCCCACCCTGCCTCAGAAACAGGTGGATCACGTCAACCAGATTTACGATTTTGTGGAGTCCTTCTTGGAGCACGACTACTTGGCTGGCGACCACCTGACCATTGCCGACTTCAGTCTGGTGTCGACCATCACCTCGATTGGGGTATTTCTGGAACTGGACTTGGCCAAGTATCCTAAGATTGAGGCATGGCTGGAGAGGCTCAAGGAGCTGCCCTACTACGAGGAGGCCAACGGCAGCGGAGCAACTCAATTCGTTAATCTCCTGAAGTCCAAGAACTTTACGGTTGTCCCCTAA
- the LOC6495027 gene encoding glutathione S-transferase 1 has protein sequence MGKLTLYGLDPSPPVRAVKLTLAALDVPYEYVNVNVLGKEQLSPEFLKKNPQHTVPTLEDDGQFIWDSHAIIAYLVSKYGKSDSLYPKDLLQRALVDQRLHFESGVLFANALRSISKAVIFLNQKSIPKERYDAIIEAYDFVETFLEGHDYIAGNQLTIGDFSLVSSVTSLAPFVAFDPVKYPRTDAWIKRLEQLPYYEEANGKGVKLFAEKVKEKSFTFEK, from the coding sequence ATGGGAAAACTTACTTTGTACGGCTTGGATCCCAGTCCCCCAGTTCGTGCCGTGAAGCTGACTCTGGCGGCCCTCGACGTGCCCTACGAATATGTTAACGTTAATGTTCTGGGCAAGGAACAGCTCTCCCCAGAGTTTCTGAAGAAGAACCCCCAGCACACGGTGCCCACGTTGGAGGACGATGGTCAGTTCATCTGGGATTCGCACGCCATCATCGCCTATCTGGTGTCCAAGTACGGAAAGTCCGACTCTCTCTACCCCAAGGATCTGCTGCAGCGGGCTCTGGTCGATCAGCGATTGCATTTCGAGTCCGGAGTATTGTTCGCCAACGCCCTTCGCAGCATATCCAAGGCAGTAATTTTCCTGAACCAGAAATCGATTCCCAAGGAGCGGTATGATGCCATCATTGAGGCCTATGACTTCGTGGAGACCTTCCTGGAGGGTCACGACTATATTGCTGGCAATCAGTTGACCATTGGGGACTTTAGTCTCGTTTCGTCGGTGACCTCCCTGGCGCCTTTTGTGGCCTTCGATCCTGTGAAATATCCCAGGACAGATGCCTGGATCAAGAGGCTGGAGCAGCTGCCATACTACGAGGAGGCCAATGGCAAGGGAGTCAAGCTATTTGCAGAGAAAGTTAAGGAGAAGAGTTTCACCTTTGAAAAATAA
- the LOC6495612 gene encoding protein immune deficiency — translation MPKLKNLLPTIFGSKEVQNEDEGRLEKDAAPVDDSEGDNNNSGALSLPSSSTPTVSADLTESVIRELSDPNYNSMDVVQSANIPGPLTAAQTNNTMNVHSAQQQVVMNFSNASNLHFGSVYNFNQNLSASSSRKSSVSATEEGAATPDCKRSAATRKTVTIVTMMQSQEEPDVRLLDAVATHLGEGWKQVMRDLGQSEGQIDQAIIDHQMHGNIREVIYQLLLQWVRSSENGVATVGRLTTLLWESQHRDCVQRMKLVWKALEKRKTNS, via the exons ATGCCCAAGCTCAAGAATCTGTTGCCCACCATCTTTGGCAGTAAGGAGGTGCAGAATGAGGACGAAGGACGACTGGAAAAGGATGCAGCACCCGTGGACGACAGCGAGGGAGATAACAATAACAGTGGGGCGCTATCGCTGCCTTCCAGCAGCACTCCAACAGTGTCAGCAGATCTCACAGAGTCCGTGATTCGCGAGCTAAGCGACCCCAACTATAACTCCATGGACGTGGTGCAGTCCGCCAATATTCCAGGTCCCTTGACCGCGGCCCAAACGAACAACACGATGAACGTGCACAGTGCCCAGCAACAGGTGGTTATGAACTTTTCGAATGCCAGCAACCTGCACTTCGGCTCTGTTTACAACTTCAACCAGAATCTGAGTGCTTCCAGCTCTCGAAAGAGCAGTGTTAGCGCCACGGAGGAGGGGGCCGCCACACCAGACTGCAAACGATCGGCCGCCACCCGTAAAACGGTTACCATCGTAACCATGATGCAGTCGCAGGAGGAACCGGATGTACGCTTGCTGGACGCAGTGGCCACGCACCTGGGTGAAGGTTGGAAGCAAGTTATGCGCGATCTAGGCCAGTCGGAGGGGCAAATCGACCAGGCGATAATCGATCATCAGATGCACGGAAATATCCGGGAG GTGATTTACCAGCTCTTGCTTCAGTGGGTGCGCAGCTCAGAGAATGGCGTAGCCACCGTCGGACGACTCACTACGCTGCTGTGGGAGTCCCAGCACCGGGATTGCGTGCAGCGAATGAAACTGGTTTGGAAGGCACTGGAGAAGCGCAAGACGAACAGCTAG
- the LOC6495023 gene encoding glutathione S-transferase 1-1 — MANLTLYGIDGSPPVRSVHLTLHALGLKYEYKIVNLMTGEHLKPEYLKVNPLHTVPTLEDDGFFIHDSHAIDAYLVDKYGKDDSMYPKDLQKRAIVDQRLHYDSSVMVTTGKGLFIPLKEGRTEIPKAKFDALEEVYKNLNLFLKKGDYVAGNDLTIADFHTIAVLSTTIPFLDVNATEYPKLADWVERIIKLPFYEEANGSRIVQVVGFIKNKKFTIV; from the coding sequence ATGGCAAATCTAACTCTCTATGGAATCGATGGAAGTCCTCCAGTTCGATCTGTACACCTTACCCTCCATGCCCTCGGCTTGAAGTACGAGTACAAGATTGTCAACTTGATGACCGGAGAGCACCTGAAACCGGAGTACCTGAAGGTCAATCCACTGCACACAGTGCCCACCTTGGAGGACGATGGCTTCTTCATCCACGACAGTCATGCCATCGATGCCTATCTGGTGGACAAGTATGGCAAGGACGACTCCATGTATCCGAAGGACCTGCAGAAGAGGGCGATTGTGGACCAGCGCCTCCACTACGATTCCAGTGTCATGGTCACCACTGGCAAGGGTCTCTTCATTCCCTTGAAAGAAGGTAGAACCGAAATACCAAAGGCCAAGTTCGATGCCCTGGAAGAGGTGTACAAGAACTTGAACCTGTTCCTGAAGAAGGGCGACTATGTGGCTGGAAATGACCTGACCATCGCCGACTTTCACACGATTGCTGTTTTGTCAACAACAATTCCCTTCCTCGATGTAAATGCCACTGAATACCCCAAGTTGGCCGATTGGGTGGAACGTATAATTAAACTACCATTCTACGAGGAGGCCAATGGTTCCAGGATAGTGCAGGTGGTCGGGTTTATTAAGAATAAGAAATTCACAATTGTCTAA
- the LOC6495022 gene encoding glutathione S-transferase 1, which produces MGKLTLYGVDRSPPVRSVLLTLNALGLEFEFKVVNLFEKEHLQPEFLKMNPLHTVPTLDDDGFYLYDSHAINAYLVSKYGKDDSLYPKDLLKRAIVDQRLHYNSSVVVTTNRAITFPLFWENNSQIPKARIDALEGVYKNLNMFLESADYLAGETLTIADFSVISGLTGIVAFLEVDATKYPKLAAWVARIKQLPYYEEANGSRVVKLHEFIQSKNFTIV; this is translated from the coding sequence ATGGGAAAACTGACGCTCTATGGTGTGGATCGCAGTCCACCGGTTCGCTCCGTGCTGCTCACCTTGAACGCCCTCGGGCTGGAGTTCGAGTTCAAGGTGGTTAATCTCTTCGAGAAGGAGCACCTGCagccggagttcctcaagaTGAATCCCCTGCACACGGTGCCCACCTTGGATGACGATGGCTTCTACCTGTACGATAGCCACGCCATCAACGCCTACCTGGTCAGCAAGTACGGCAAGGACGACTCCCTCTACCCCAAGGATCTCCTGAAGAGGGCCATAGTGGACCAACGACTGCACTACAACTCCAGTGTTGTGGTCACCACCAACCGGGCCATCACCTTCCCCCTCTTCTGGGAGAACAACTCGCAGATCCCCAAGGCCCGTATCGATGCTCTCGAAGGCGTCTACAAGAATCTGAACATGTTTCTGGAAAGTGCGGATTATCTGGCGGGAGAGACACTGACCATAGCCGATTTCTCCGTCATTTCCGGTCTGACTGGAATTGTGGCGTTCCTCGAGGTCGATGCCACCAAGTACCCCAAGCTGGCGGCCTGGGTGGCGAGAATCAAGCAGTTGCCATACTACGAGGAGGCCAATGGATCTCGGGTGGTGAAGCTCCATGAGTTCATCCAAAGCAAGAACTTTACAATTGTTTag
- the LOC6495020 gene encoding glutathione S-transferase 1 translates to MGKLTLYGIDGSPPVRSVILTMRALGLDFEYKVVNLLTGEHLQPEFLKLNPLHTVPVLDDDGFILCDSHAINSYLVSKFSRDDSLYPRDLQKRALVDQRLFYESGTVAPAGVAITHQVFWQNNPEIPKAKIDNLAEVYKNLNLFLKSSDFLAGDNLTIVDFHVLAVLSGMVHFLEIESSKYLRLAGWMQRMKRLPYYEEANGARLAQIIQLIQSKDFKIV, encoded by the coding sequence ATGGGAAAGCTTACGCTCTATGGAATTGATGGTAGTCCCCCGGTTCGGTCCGTCATCCTCACCATGAGGGCCTTGGGTCTGGATTTTGAGTACAAGGTGGTCAACCTACTGACCGGAGAGCACCTCCAGCCGGAATTCCTCAAACTGAATCCCCTGCACACCGTTCCCGTTCTCGACGACGATGGATTCATTCTCTGCGACAGCCATGCCATAAACTCCTACCTCGTCAGCAAGTTCAGCAGGGATGACTCACTGTATCCGCGTGACCTCCAGAAGAGGGCACTTGTCGACCAGCGTTTGTTCTACGAATCCGGCACAGTGGCGCCCGCTGGTGTGGCCATCACGCATCAGgtcttttggcaaaacaaCCCGGAGATTCCCAAGGCCAAGATCGATAACTTGGCCGAGGTGTACAAGAACCTGAATTTGTTCCTCAAGAGCAGCGATTTTCTGGCCGGTGACAACCTGACCATAGTGGATTTCCATGTCCTGGCTGTGCTTTCCGGCATGGTCCACTTCCTGGAGATCGAATCCTCGAAATACCTCcgactggctggctggatgcAAAGGATGAAGCGACTGCCCTACTACGAGGAGGCCAATGGAGCCAGACTGGCGCAGATTATCCAACTCATCCAGAGCAAGGACTTCAAGATTGTCTAG
- the LOC6495028 gene encoding glutathione S-transferase 1 gives MVNLTLYGLDPSPPVRAVKLTLAALNLAYKYINISVLDRDQLSGEYLRKNPQHTVPTLEDDGHYLWDSHAINAYLVSKYGRTDSLYPRDLLQRALVDQRLHFDSGVVFANGIRSIIQPVLFLGRKIVPQERREAISEIYDFIETFLQGQDFMAGSHLTIADFSLISSVSSLPAFVYFDPVKYPKVDAWIRKMEKLPYYEEANGKGARIFAASIKKTKFTFEK, from the coding sequence ATGGTGAACCTAACACTATACGGTTTGGACCCCAGTCCACCAGTTCGAGCCGTAAAACTAACCCTGGCAGCCCTCAACCTGGCCTACAAATACATTAACATCAGTGTCTTGGACAGGGATCAACTTTCCGGGGAGTACTTGAGGAAGAATCCCCAGCACACAGTCCCCACTTTGGAGGATGATGGTCACTACCTATGGGACTCGCATGCTATCAACGCCTATCTAGTGTCCAAGTACGGAAGAACCGACTCTCTCTATCCAAGGGATCTCCTCCAAAGAGCTCTGGTGGATCAGAGGCTGCACTTTGATTCCGGAGTGGTTTTTGCCAACGGGATCAGGAGTATTATCCAGCCAGTGCTCTTTCTTGGCCGGAAGATTGTGCCCCAAGAACGACGCGAGGCCATATCTGAGATTTACGATTTCATAGAGACCTTCCTTCAGGGGCAGGATTTCATGGCTGGCAGTCACTTGACCATTGCTGACTTCAGTCTCATATCATCTGTTAGTTCACTGCCCGCCTTCGTGTACTTTGATCCTGTGAAGTATCCCAAGGTTGATGCCTGGATcaggaaaatggaaaaactcCCATACTACGAAGAGGCCAATGGCAAAGGGGCTCGTATATTCGCAGCCAGCATAAAAAAGACTAAGTTTACCTTCGAAAAGTGA
- the LOC6495021 gene encoding glutathione S-transferase 1 — translation MGKITLYGIDRSPPVRSVLLTLRALDLDFEYKIVDLSAKEQLRPEFLKMNPLHTVPTLDDDGFYLYDSHAINAYLVSKYGKGDSLYPKDLQKRAIVDQRLHNNSSVNTPTGKAITFPILYRNEFEIPKARLDALEGVYKNLNLFLTDYEYLAGNTLTIADLHVIAWITGMVVFLEVDLNKFPNLASWLKRMKQLPFYEEANGSRIAPVVEFVKSKNFTIV, via the coding sequence ATGGGAAAGATAACTCTTTACGGAATAGACCGAAGCCCCCCAGTTCGATCGGTGCTCTTGACCCTTCGAGCTCTGGATCTGGACTTTGAGTACAAGATCGTGGATCTCTCCGCCAAGGAGCAGCTCAggccggagttcctcaagaTGAATCCCTTGCACACGGTGCCCACCTTGGATGACGATGGCTTCTACCTGTACGATAGCCACGCCATCAACGCCTACCTGGTGAGCAAGTACGGCAAGGGCGACTCCCTCTACCCCAAGGATCTCCAGAAGAGGGCTATTGTGGACCAGCGACTGCACAACAACTCCAGTGTGAATACGCCCACCGGCAAGGCCATAACCTTTCCCATCCTCTATAGGAATGAGTTTGAGATTCCGAAAGCGAGATTAGATGCCTTGGAAGgagtttataaaaatttgaatCTCTTTCTGACAGATTACGAGTACTTGGCTGGAAATACTCTAACCATAGCTGATCTCCATGTCATTGCTTGGATAACCGGAATGGTTGTCTTTCTGGAGGtagatttaaataaattcccAAACTTGGCTAGTTGGCTGAAAAGGATGAAGCAGTTGCCCTTCTACGAGGAGGCCAATGGCTCCAGGATAGCACCAGTTGTGGAGTTTGTTAAAAGCAAAAACTTTACCATTGTTTAG
- the LOC6495030 gene encoding glutathione S-transferase 1, with the protein MGKLVLYGFDDSPPFRAVKLTLAALGVPYEIVEVNTRNKDHYKPEYLKRNPQHTVPALEDDGHFIWDSHAIITYLVSKYGKTDSLYPKDLLQRAVVDQRLHFESGVVFASGLRSLVRPVVAENLVIPRERYDAIVEVYDFLETFLSGQDYVAGNQLTIADFSLISSITTLEVFVKVNPVKYSKITAWIKRLEALPYYQEANGVGARKFAEFFKKINYTFAS; encoded by the coding sequence ATGGGAAAACTAGTACTATATGGTTTTGATGACAGTCCTCCTTTTAGGGCCGTAAAGCTTACGCTGGCAGCCCTCGGAGTTCCCTACGAAATCGTAGAAGTCAACACCAGGAACAAGGACCATTATAAACCCGAATACCTGAAGAGAAATCCCCAGCACACGGTTCCCGCCCTGGAGGACGATGGCCACTTCATCTGGGACTCGCATGCCATCATCACCTACCTGGTGTCGAAATACGGCAAGACCGACAGCCTGTATCCCAAGGATCTGCTCCAACGAGCTGTGGTGGATCAGCGTCTGCACTTCGAATCGGGTGTGGTCTTCGCCAGCGGGTTGAGGAGCCTGGTCAGGCCAGTTGTTGCTGAAAACCTTGTAATTCCCAGGGAACGATACGATGCCATTGTTGAGGTTTATGATTTCCTGGAGACATTCCTCAGCGGGCAGGACTACGTGGCCGGAAATCAACTAACGATTGCTGATTTCAGTCTCATATCGTCCATCACTACCCTGGAGGTCTTTGTGAAGGTGAATCCTGTGAAGTATTCCAAAATCACTGCCTGGATCAAGCGACTGGAAGCGCTTCCCTACTACCAGGAGGCCAATGGAGTGGGGGCTCGCAAATTTGCCgagttctttaaaaaaataaattataccTTTGCATCTTAa
- the LOC6495031 gene encoding glutathione S-transferase 1 yields MGKLVLYGVEASPPVRACKLTLDALGLQYEYKLVNLLAGEHRTKEYTLKNPQHTVPMLEDDGRWIWESHAICAYLVRRYAKDDSLYPRDYFKRALVDQRLHFESGVLFQGCIRNIAAPLFYKNKTEVPRSKIDAIYEAYDFLETFIGNQPYLCGSGITIADFSIVSSVSSLVGLASIDPQRYPKLNGWLDRMAKQPNYQSLNGNGAQMLIDMLTSKITKIV; encoded by the coding sequence ATGGGTAAACTTGTACTTTACGGCGTAGAGGCGAGTCCACCGGTGCGGGCCTGCAAACTGACTTTGGATGCTCTGGGTCTACAGTATGAGTACAAACTGGTTAACCTTCTGGCCGGCGAGCACAGGACCAAAGAGTACACCCTGAAGAACCCCCAGCACACGGTGCCCATGTTGGAGGACGACGGCAGATGGATATGGGAGAGCCATGCCATTTGTGCCTATCTTGTAAGGAGATATGCCAAGGACGATTCCCTTTATCCGAGGGATTACTTCAAGCGGGCTCTGGTTGATCAGCGCCTGCACTTTGAGTCGGGAGTCTTGTTCCAGGGCTGCATCCGGAACATTGCTGCTCCGCTGttctacaaaaataaaactgagGTGCCGCGCTCCAAGATCGATGCCATTTACGAGGCCTACGACTTCCTGGAAACCTTCATTGGCAACCAGCCGTATCTGTGCGGATCGGGCATAACCATCGCCGACTTTAGTATCGTTTCCTCCGTCTCGAGTCTGGTTGGACTGGCTAGTATCGATCCTCAGAGGTATCCCAAACTCAACGGCTGGCTGGACAGGATGGCGAAGCAACCCAATTACCAGTCGCTCAACGGCAACGGCGCACAGATGTTGATTGACATgttgacttcgaagatcaccAAGATTGTGTGA
- the LOC6495024 gene encoding glutathione S-transferase 1 translates to MSGIVLYGLDISPPVRSCQLTLRALELDYEFKEVDLLAGDHKKEEFLEKNPQHTIPLLDDNGTLIWDSHAIVCYLVDKYAKSDELYPKDLVKRAQVNQRLYFDASALFMALRNVCAPYLYDNVTEIPKEKANNIRDGYGHLETFLGENSYVNGEIMTVADFCCAATVSSLPAFVELDGEKYPKITAWLERLQELPYYEEANGAGARKYVELLKDKLTLL, encoded by the coding sequence ATGTCTGGAATTGTGCTTTACGGATTGGACATCAGCCCACCGGTGAGGTCCTGCCAGCTCACACTGCGGGCCCTGGAGCTGGACTACGAGTTCAAGGAGGTGGATCTGCTGGCTGGCGATCACAAGAAGGAGGAGTTCCTCGAGAAGAATCCCCAGCACACCATTCCCTTGCTGGATGACAATGGAACCCTGATCTGGGACTCGCATGCGATTGTCTGCTATTTGGTGGACAAGTACGCCAAGTCGGATGAGCTGTATCCCAAGGATCTGGTGAAGCGGGCTCAGGTTAATCAGCGCCTGTATTTCGATGCCAGTGCCCTGTTCATGGCCCTGCGGAATGTCTGTGCTCCGTACTTATACGACAATGTCACGGAGATACCCAAGGAGAAGGCCAACAACATCCGTGATGGTTATGGCCATCTGGAGACCTTCCTGGGCGAGAATTCCTATGTGAATGGAGAAATCATGACAGTGGCGGATTTCTGCTGTGCGGCCACTGTCTCCTCGCTACCGGCCTTCGTGGAGCTGGACGGGGAGAAGTATCCGAAGATCACCGCCTGGCTGGAGCGCCTCCAGGAGCTGCCCTACTACGAGGAGGCCAATGGGGCGGGAGCCAGGAAGTACGTGGAGCTCTTGAAGGACAAACTGACTCTCCTGTAA
- the LOC6495019 gene encoding glutathione S-transferase 1-1 codes for MGKLTLYGIDGSPPCRSVFLTLNALGLDFEYKIVNLLEKEHLKPEFLKINPLHTVPTLDDNGFYLYDSHAINAYLVSKYGKDDSLYPKDLQKKAIVDQRLHYDSSVVTSTARAIIAPLLWENNLEIPKAKIDALEAVYKNLNLFLESGDYLAGDQLTIADFSVTAVLTGMVLFLEVDATKYPKLAAWFQRIKALPYYEKANGIPAKQLLGLISTKKFTIV; via the coding sequence ATGGGAAAACTTACGCTTTACGGAATCGATGGAAGTCCTCCATGCCGATCGGTATTCCTCACCCTGAACGCCCTGGGCCTGGACTTTGAGTACAAGATCGTGAATCTGCTGGAGAAGGAGCACCTGAAGCCGGAGTTCCTGAAGATCAATCCCCTGCACACAGTGCCCACCTTGGATGACAATGGTTTCTACCTGTACGATAGCCACGCCATCAACGCCTACCTGGTGAGCAAGTACGGCAAGGACGACTCCCTCTACCCCAAGGACCTCCAGAAGAAGGCCATCGTGGATCAGCGTCTGCACTACGACTCCAGTGTGGTCACCAGCACGGCAAGAGCCATCATTGCGCCACTGCTTTGGGAGAATAATCTGGAGATCCCCAAGGCCAAGATCGACGCCCTGGAGGCCGTGTACAAGAATCTGAACTTGTTCCTGGAGAGTGGCGATTACCTGGCCGGCGACCAACTGACCATTGCTGACTTCTCAGTGACTGCTGTCCTCACAGGAATGGTCCTGTTCCTCGAAGTGGATGCCACCAAGTACCCCAAGCTGGCCGCCTGGTTCCAGAGGATCAAGGCACTGCCCTACTACGAGAAGGCCAATGGCATTCCGGCTAAGCAGCTGCTTGGCCTTATTTCCACCAAGAAGTTTACTATTGTCtga